From Pleurocapsa sp. PCC 7319:
GTTGAGCCGATCGCACTACCGATTTGAGCATGTGTGAGGGTGTAAGGTAAGCAGTAACCCTGCTTGTCGCTGTCGCCGAACTCTTCAATCAGTAAGCTCAAAAAACTTGTCAGGCGGTCTATAGTTCTTCTTTGACCCAAAGCACTAAGCCACAGAAGCTTCCGTTGATGTTGATAGCGAAAAGCCTCATAGATTTCCAGGCGAAAATCAGGCCAATCCTCTAAGTCATTCCAATAAAGCCAAACTACATGAGTGTGATCTAGATGGGCATAAGCTTGAAGACCAAAAGAGGACTGAGACACAATTTCAAATGGTTTACCAGCATCAACGAAGCCCAAAAAAGCTTCTTCAATTTGTTCGGGGGAATCTGGTTCCGATATTAATTTGGTTTCAGGGTGATTTTGAGCTTCTCCAACCAAACGGACTAACCCCTGATTAACGAGGTAGATTAATTGTGGACGAGCGGGAATTTGTTCGTCTTTGCGAAAAATGCGATCGCGATAATGTGTTTGTGCCCAGTCAATAATATTTTGCCAGGTCAAACCAGAGCGAGATGCCTCGGACGAGTTATCAGAAAATTGCATATTTTAGAGGCAAAATAGGATACCGATGCATATTTGATTTTACATGGATAACAATGTATCAAAAAATACTTTTTTCGATAAGTTTTTTAAACTTCGATTTACTGAAGAAAAATCAACTATTTCTATCAAGAATTTATTAAAAAGAGATTTACTCCAATCTGTTGATGTATATCGACAACAAAAAAATCTCAATCTCGATCTTGAGTTTATTTATACTATCCTTGAGCGCAAAATCATTCTTTTACATTCTTCTCGGAGGAAATTGTCATCGAAAAACAAGAGTCACCCAGTTTTATCTAAATTACAATTGGCACCAATTATATATAGTTGTTCTATTGCTTTTTTTTTAACTCGATACTCTTCCTTATCATCACAAATAATTGCTAAAAATTTGGTAAGTTTGTTGGCTTTAAATGAGAATCATACTACTTCAGAATCTAATCTCCAATTGCTGATTGAGATAGCTGAACCTGGTTGGATCAATTTCTATTTGGAGTCCACTGCTATAGCTAAATGGTTAGAGAAATTACCGAGCTTACTGGAAACATTGTCAGCAAAAGATTACAGTGGTACCGCAACTTGGACGATGGATAATAAACTACCCAAAAACGCCCCAAATTATTTTCCTCTGCAGTATATCCATGCTCGGTATTGTTCTTTATTGTGTTTGGGAGCCAGAGAAAAATTAATCACTCTCCAAAATGATGATTTTCACAAAGTAGTTTGGCATTTAGAGCAACCCAAATCAATATCTTGGTTAGATAAAGCAGAAAATTTATGGCTAACTCATGCAGCAGAATATGACTTGTTACGTCAGTTACTGATAGTCACCGACTCTTTTGCCGGTGAAATAACAAACTGGTATAAGTTGGCTCTTAATTTAAGCGAAACGATGACTATTTTCGAGGCTGAATGTCGCTTTTTAGGAGATATTAAACGTACCATGCCACAAAAAGCGATCGCCCGTTTAGGGTTAATTGCCTTAGCTCAATATTGGCTACAGAGAATACTAGTTGAGAAATTGAATATTGCCGCACCGGCAGAATTATAAAACTCTTAGCTATACATCATAATTAGTCAACTAGTCAACAAAAATTGACAAACCCAAATACCTTGATTAGAATTGCTAGCGTGTGAGGAGAGAACAAAATTAGAGAGTCAGGACGAAACACGGCAAGTCTCTGACTCTCTTAATATTTTGATGATTTTCTAACACAAATTTTGTTGTAGGAAAGATGCAACTTCGGCAGAACTAGGTTGAGCAGCGATCGCACCAGGTTTAGTAGTAGTTAGTCCCCCGACTGCACAGGCATATCGAATAATCTCCTGAGCCAATTGAGGATCTTGCAGCTTTTGCGTACTATGCTGACATAATTGGTGAATCAAGCCAGCTAAAAAAGCATCCCCCGCACCAGTAGTATCTTTTACCGACACTTTCATCGGCTCAACTGTGCCTTCATTATCGCTCAGACAGTAGCTAACTTGAGCATCACCGTTACTGACAATAACTCCCTCAACAGAACCAAGACGGTAAGAAATTGCTCCTGCATCGGTAGTATCAAACAGCCACTGGGCTTCTTCCTCTGCTAACTTGAGAAAATCTACATACTGCCACAGCTGATTAATTAGTGGTAAGACTTCCTCCTCATTGCGCCAAAACATCGGTCGCCAGTTGACATCCAGAACTATCTTCAGATGATATTCGTCAGCTAGCTCTAGAGCTCGAAAAACGGCTGCTCTACTTTGAGGATAGGCTAGCTCTAGAGTTCCCAAAACTAAATACTCGGCTTCTAAAAATAATTCTGGAGGTAGATGTTGAGCTTGAAGATAAGCATCTGCAAATTGATCTGCTCTCTTATCGCCAAAACCGGCGAAAGTGCGATCTCCGCTGATGCTCCGGGTGACATATACTTGCCTGGTGGGAACTTGGCTATTGTATTGTATGCCAGCAATATTGACTCCGACAGATTGTAGTAGTTGAACTAGTTCATGACCTCGAACATCTTTGCCTACACAGCCAATAAACGCCGAGGAAGTTCCTAGCTTAACTAAAGCACAGGCAACATTGGCAGGTGCTCCTCCTGGATAGGGAGTCCAAGATGTAATTTCCGATGCAGACTTTCCCAATTCATTAGCGAGACAATCAAACAACACCTCCCCCAAACAAATAACTCTGGCAGGGGGTTGGGCGATCGCTTTAGTATTCAATTTGTTTCCTCAATCCATACCAACTTTCTTTGCTATTTTTCAGGTTATCGTTTCCTGAAAACAATAGTATTTAGAAAGGTTTAAGTTTTTTACAGTCTGCACTTGTATATTTATTGAGGAAAGTAACGTTTTGCTGCTAAATCTAAAGTTCCCCACGAATTTCCTCGACTACTCCATCTCGCAAAACAACTTCTACATTTAGTTTTTTGACTAAGTTATCTCCTTTTTCCAATCGAAAGAAGCTTTCCATTTGAGCTTGAATAACTTCATTATTTAGCTCTAATAACTGTATTTGTTGCAGCTGCTGTAACAATTGATTTTTCTTTTCCAGCATTTCGGCTTTTTTTTGACTTACCTGCCCTTGGATATTTTCAGTTTGTTTTTTTACCTGTGGGCCAGCGGGGTCTTTTGCCTGTTTAGTAATCTCTTCAATGGTTCTTTTTCCTTGCATTTCTAGCTGCTGCATTTGCTTATCGATCTGAGCAACCTGTTTTTGAAGTTGTTGAGACACTTCTTCTTTCCATTGAGCCGTAACAATGGCCTTAACAGTTACTGGACGTTTTAAAAGCAAGCTAGCGTTTGAGTAATCCATGATCTCGGCTCCTTCATTAATTCTAGGGTCTAATTGCAGCTTAAAAATTACAAGCTATTTCTAGTCAGACTAGATTACTTCCTGAATTTTTAATCTTTTTAGTTTTAGCTTAAAAAACTGATTTTGGAAGAAAAATATTTGACTTTAAAAAATTAAATAGTCTCCAGCTTTCAGTCAGCGAACATTTCCTTAATTAGATTTTGATACTTTTCTCTAACTATCGGACGCTTAATTTTGAAAGTTTGGGTCATCATACCATTAGCCTGGGAGAAGGGTTGCGGGATCAGACGAAAGTTAGTAATACGGTCATCTGCACGGTAGCCAGGACGGTTTTTCACTTCACGATTTAACTCATCACGATATAAATCGGCAATCGCTTTATGATTAAGACTACTCTGGGCGATTTCTTCGGGAGAGCTATCTTGACTGGGTAGCTTAAGATCGAGATTTTGCTCTGTAATCCACAGTTGCAAGGTTTCTAAGTTAGGAACAATTAATGCCCCAAGAGATCGCTGATCTTGCCCTACCAACATCATTTGGTCAATATATATACTTCGGACACAAGCATCTTCAATGGGCTGAGGTTCAATATTTTCCCCATTGGTTAACACAATCGTATCTTTAGCTCGTCCTGTCAGCACTAAATCATTTTCAGGCGTAACAAAACCCAAGTCCCCACTATCAAACCAACCTTCGGGATCAATTGCCTTGGCTGTAGCTTCAGGATTTTTATAGTAGCCCTGCATCACCTGAGTACCTCGGATTAAGACTAATCCTCGTTGTCCCTGGGGAAGTTCTTGGCGGGTTTGGGGATCGACAATTTTAATTTCGGTTTCTGGTAAAGGTTGACCTGCCGAACCTCGAATATTGTGCTTAGGTGTGCGAGCATTAGTGATGGGTGAAGTTTCAGTTAGTCCATAGCCAACAAAGACGTCAACGCCGATGGTTTC
This genomic window contains:
- a CDS encoding Crp/Fnr family transcriptional regulator, encoding MQFSDNSSEASRSGLTWQNIIDWAQTHYRDRIFRKDEQIPARPQLIYLVNQGLVRLVGEAQNHPETKLISEPDSPEQIEEAFLGFVDAGKPFEIVSQSSFGLQAYAHLDHTHVVWLYWNDLEDWPDFRLEIYEAFRYQHQRKLLWLSALGQRRTIDRLTSFLSLLIEEFGDSDKQGYCLPYTLTHAQIGSAIGSTRVTVTRLMGKLRRQGVISIKEDNSICIQDIHLLKNNQKL
- a CDS encoding carbohydrate kinase: MNTKAIAQPPARVICLGEVLFDCLANELGKSASEITSWTPYPGGAPANVACALVKLGTSSAFIGCVGKDVRGHELVQLLQSVGVNIAGIQYNSQVPTRQVYVTRSISGDRTFAGFGDKRADQFADAYLQAQHLPPELFLEAEYLVLGTLELAYPQSRAAVFRALELADEYHLKIVLDVNWRPMFWRNEEEVLPLINQLWQYVDFLKLAEEEAQWLFDTTDAGAISYRLGSVEGVIVSNGDAQVSYCLSDNEGTVEPMKVSVKDTTGAGDAFLAGLIHQLCQHSTQKLQDPQLAQEIIRYACAVGGLTTTKPGAIAAQPSSAEVASFLQQNLC
- a CDS encoding YlqD family protein; the protein is MDYSNASLLLKRPVTVKAIVTAQWKEEVSQQLQKQVAQIDKQMQQLEMQGKRTIEEITKQAKDPAGPQVKKQTENIQGQVSQKKAEMLEKKNQLLQQLQQIQLLELNNEVIQAQMESFFRLEKGDNLVKKLNVEVVLRDGVVEEIRGEL